From the genome of Kaistella daneshvariae, one region includes:
- a CDS encoding class I SAM-dependent DNA methyltransferase, with translation MSNIGGVIKSIRDIFRKDPGLSGDAQRIEQLGWMIFLKLFDDKDQEKELLNPEYKSPIPAELQWRNWAENDEGITGDELINFVNNKLFPSLKNLAVGIDDRLGIIIRQIFDGTNNYMKSGTAFRQAINKLNQIDFNSSKEHHVFNVIYEDILQGLATKKDTGEFYTPRAVTQFIVDMVNPKLGEKITDPACGTAGFLVCAIEHLNSQVKNIEDRKTLQETVTGSELKPLPFMLSVVNLITHDIEVPQLENGDSLSREYASIKQKDRVDIIVANPPFGGVVGDGMETNFPLNFRTKESADLFLILFIQMLKDGGRAGIVLPDGSLTGDGVKQRVRQKLLEDCNVHTIVRLPQSVFAPYATVNTNLIFFEKGKPTNEIWYYEHTLPEGQKAYSKTKPIRISEFEAIKEWWNNREETAVSWKVSMDKVIDRNYDLDIKNPNKVVEEVVFDRQAIIAKIESNQSKISKILEDLKYLA, from the coding sequence ATGAGCAACATAGGAGGAGTAATAAAGTCAATCAGGGATATTTTTCGTAAAGACCCAGGTCTAAGCGGAGATGCACAACGAATCGAGCAATTAGGTTGGATGATATTTCTGAAACTTTTTGATGATAAAGACCAAGAAAAAGAACTACTAAATCCAGAATATAAATCACCAATCCCTGCAGAATTACAGTGGAGAAATTGGGCTGAAAATGATGAAGGAATTACAGGGGATGAACTGATTAATTTTGTAAACAACAAATTGTTTCCAAGTTTAAAAAATCTAGCGGTTGGTATTGATGACCGTTTAGGCATCATTATTCGCCAGATTTTTGACGGTACGAACAACTATATGAAAAGCGGAACTGCCTTCCGCCAAGCGATTAATAAACTCAACCAAATTGATTTTAACAGCAGCAAGGAGCATCATGTTTTTAATGTGATCTATGAGGATATATTACAGGGATTAGCCACCAAGAAAGACACAGGTGAGTTTTATACCCCAAGAGCTGTTACGCAGTTTATCGTGGATATGGTGAACCCTAAATTGGGTGAAAAGATTACCGACCCCGCATGCGGAACAGCGGGATTTTTAGTCTGCGCTATTGAGCACCTGAATAGTCAGGTAAAAAATATTGAAGACCGCAAGACATTACAGGAAACCGTGACAGGTAGTGAGTTGAAACCACTTCCTTTTATGCTAAGCGTGGTAAATCTCATTACTCATGATATTGAAGTGCCACAATTGGAAAACGGTGATTCGCTGAGCCGTGAATATGCGTCTATAAAGCAGAAAGACCGTGTGGATATAATTGTCGCCAATCCCCCATTTGGTGGTGTAGTAGGTGACGGAATGGAAACCAATTTCCCACTGAATTTCCGTACAAAGGAAAGTGCAGACCTGTTTCTGATTCTGTTCATACAGATGTTGAAAGATGGCGGACGAGCAGGAATTGTCTTGCCCGATGGCAGTTTAACAGGGGATGGGGTAAAACAAAGAGTAAGACAAAAGCTGTTGGAAGACTGTAATGTTCATACTATTGTACGATTGCCCCAATCGGTATTTGCTCCTTATGCAACAGTTAACACCAACCTTATTTTCTTCGAAAAAGGAAAACCGACAAACGAAATCTGGTACTATGAACATACGTTGCCTGAAGGACAAAAAGCATACAGTAAAACCAAACCTATTCGCATATCTGAATTCGAGGCCATTAAAGAATGGTGGAACAATAGAGAAGAAACCGCAGTAAGCTGGAAAGTCTCTATGGATAAGGTGATTGACCGCAACTATGATTTAGACATTAAAAATCCAAATAAGGTTGTAGAGGAAGTTGTCTTTGACCGGCAGGCAATCATAGCTAAAATTGAAAGCAACCAATCTAAAATTTCTAAGATTTTGGAAGACTTAAAATATTTAGCATAG
- the hsdR gene encoding EcoAI/FtnUII family type I restriction enzme subunit R: protein MHKKTLSERDICTKFITPAIEKSGWNKLTQLLEEVYFTDGKIYVRGKLTARGKAKRADYILYYKPNIPIAIIEAKDNNHSVRAGIQQALDYAKILDIPCVFSSNGDGFLFHDRTANDETIETEINMDSFPSPEQLWEKYKKYKGIETDEQEKIVSQEYYFDGTKRKPRYYQQIAVNRTVEAIAKGQNRILLVMATGTGKTYTAFQIIHRLWKSGAKKRILFLADRNALIDQTRRGDFKHFKDKMTVVKNRQIDKSFEIYLALYQGLSGADESANAYKQFSRDFFDLIVIDECHRGSSKDDSNWREILNYFQNATHIGLTATPKETNESSNSEYFGDPVYTYSLKQGIDDGFLAPYRVIRVGLNIDAEGWRPNQGKVDKDGHEVEDRIYNRRDFDRSLVIEERTDTVAKKLTEFLKGYDRFAKTIVFCVDIDHAERMRTALAKYNPDLVAENYKYIMQITGDNDEGKRELDNFINPEEKYPVIATTSELMTTGVDAQTCKVIVLDSNINSMTKFKQIIGRGTRINEEYGKLYFTILDFRNATDLFADPQFDGDPIRIKPVSEETDIGHIIDEEEDTDDPIIDEESGEEVTVVPPTVRFPEPVIDTTVVGEPRQKIYVNGVDVSVLISRELHFDQHGKPITTSLKDYTKGIINERFDSLDSFLNRWENSDRKEIIIAELQEQGVMVEALYEAVDKQVDLFDLICHVAYDQPPLTRKERANNVKKRNYFEKYGEQARKVLEALLDKYADQGIENIENIQILTVPPINEFGSVTEIIKVFGSRGEYEKAVKELENELYKIS, encoded by the coding sequence ATGCACAAGAAGACCCTATCAGAACGGGATATCTGTACGAAGTTTATAACACCCGCTATTGAAAAATCAGGGTGGAATAAGTTAACACAGCTCTTGGAGGAGGTGTATTTTACAGATGGTAAAATCTATGTACGTGGAAAACTGACCGCAAGAGGAAAGGCCAAGCGAGCGGATTATATTCTTTATTATAAACCCAATATTCCAATAGCAATAATTGAAGCAAAGGATAATAATCATTCTGTGCGGGCAGGAATTCAACAGGCTTTAGATTATGCTAAAATTCTTGATATACCATGTGTCTTCAGTAGTAATGGCGATGGTTTTTTATTTCATGACAGAACCGCCAATGATGAAACTATAGAGACGGAAATTAATATGGATAGTTTCCCAAGCCCTGAACAGCTTTGGGAGAAATATAAAAAGTATAAAGGAATTGAAACTGATGAACAGGAAAAAATTGTATCACAGGAGTATTATTTCGACGGAACAAAACGTAAACCCCGATATTATCAACAGATTGCAGTAAACAGAACGGTTGAAGCTATTGCAAAAGGTCAGAACAGAATACTGTTGGTAATGGCTACGGGAACAGGTAAGACATATACTGCATTCCAAATTATTCATAGACTTTGGAAAAGCGGGGCAAAAAAGCGTATTCTTTTTCTCGCAGACCGTAATGCCTTAATAGACCAGACGAGAAGAGGAGATTTTAAACACTTTAAAGATAAAATGACGGTTGTAAAAAACCGCCAGATTGATAAAAGTTTTGAGATTTACCTTGCACTATACCAAGGTTTGTCAGGAGCAGATGAAAGTGCAAATGCATATAAACAATTCTCACGTGATTTTTTTGACCTAATTGTAATTGACGAATGCCATAGGGGAAGTTCAAAAGACGATAGTAATTGGAGAGAAATTTTAAACTATTTTCAGAATGCGACCCATATTGGTTTGACGGCTACTCCCAAAGAAACCAACGAATCAAGTAACAGTGAATATTTTGGTGATCCAGTTTATACCTACTCTTTAAAACAAGGTATTGATGATGGATTTTTAGCCCCATACCGTGTAATCAGAGTGGGTTTAAATATTGATGCCGAAGGTTGGCGACCAAATCAGGGCAAAGTGGATAAAGATGGTCATGAGGTTGAAGACCGAATTTATAACAGGAGGGATTTTGACCGAAGTTTAGTAATTGAGGAACGTACAGACACAGTCGCAAAAAAACTGACTGAATTCCTGAAAGGGTACGATCGATTTGCAAAAACCATTGTATTCTGTGTTGATATTGACCATGCAGAACGGATGCGTACCGCGCTTGCAAAGTATAATCCCGACTTAGTGGCGGAGAATTATAAATACATCATGCAGATTACGGGAGACAATGATGAAGGAAAAAGGGAACTTGACAACTTTATTAATCCTGAGGAGAAATATCCTGTTATTGCCACGACATCAGAATTGATGACCACTGGTGTAGATGCCCAAACCTGTAAAGTAATTGTGTTGGATTCCAACATTAATTCAATGACCAAATTCAAACAGATCATAGGTAGAGGAACGAGAATTAATGAAGAATATGGTAAACTGTATTTTACAATCTTAGATTTCAGAAATGCTACAGATTTATTTGCCGACCCACAATTTGACGGAGACCCGATTCGGATAAAACCTGTATCTGAAGAGACGGATATTGGACATATCATTGATGAAGAAGAAGATACAGACGATCCTATTATTGATGAAGAATCAGGTGAAGAAGTCACGGTAGTGCCGCCCACAGTACGGTTTCCAGAGCCTGTAATTGACACTACTGTTGTTGGTGAGCCTAGACAAAAAATTTATGTAAATGGCGTCGATGTTTCCGTATTAATCAGCCGTGAACTGCACTTTGACCAACACGGAAAACCCATCACCACAAGTTTAAAGGATTATACGAAGGGAATAATCAATGAGCGGTTTGATTCTTTGGATTCGTTTCTTAACAGATGGGAAAATTCCGACCGTAAAGAAATAATAATTGCTGAGTTGCAGGAACAGGGAGTAATGGTTGAGGCATTGTATGAAGCGGTTGACAAGCAGGTAGATTTATTTGATCTCATTTGTCATGTTGCTTATGACCAACCCCCATTAACAAGGAAAGAAAGGGCAAACAACGTAAAGAAGCGAAATTATTTTGAAAAGTATGGCGAGCAGGCCCGAAAAGTTTTAGAAGCTTTATTGGATAAATATGCAGACCAAGGAATTGAAAACATTGAAAATATTCAGATACTTACAGTTCCGCCTATTAATGAATTTGGTTCAGTAACCGAAATTATAAAGGTATTTGGAAGCCGTGGGGAATATGAAAAAGCAGTTAAAGAATTAGAAAACGAATTATATAAGATATCATAG
- a CDS encoding phage integrase SAM-like domain-containing protein → MTIKFFLKEPKKATETMLYISASVNGSRIKRSTGVKVKPNHWTGTKVKTLATDSESKNLKIDNAVNTLKEIEREYLLRSTPLSKEILEKEFDGRMSPKATPVLESFFDVFNEFIEAKKPLSSVNTIKTFNTCKKHLQKFADEQGIELTFDCIDLNFYDDLLAYFFEKEFLNSTIGKYIKLLKTFMEWGKERSYHTNMTYKKFLVFKEDSEKIKLNAEIVEKLRTTDFEDEYKNIVRDIFIVSCYTGLRFIDIEKLKPENIDDDFIRLHIQKTREDLEIPLLDIPKQIFREHLEKYGRIKVPTNQFCNREIKVLFKKIEFNGMVRFTKYSGSKSIVVEKNAYDYMTMHYGRAFFVTNSLVNGMGEEFIRKITGHKDYKAFKKYVVLSKEMVADKLFEAWGT, encoded by the coding sequence ATGACAATAAAATTTTTCTTAAAAGAGCCGAAAAAGGCGACCGAAACTATGCTCTATATCAGTGCCTCGGTAAATGGCAGTAGAATAAAGCGCTCAACAGGGGTAAAAGTAAAACCTAATCATTGGACGGGGACTAAGGTTAAAACTCTGGCAACGGATTCGGAATCAAAAAATCTTAAAATTGATAATGCAGTAAATACCCTAAAGGAAATTGAAAGAGAGTATCTGCTAAGAAGTACACCTTTGTCAAAAGAAATTCTTGAAAAGGAATTTGATGGAAGAATGAGCCCCAAAGCCACACCAGTACTAGAATCATTTTTTGATGTTTTTAATGAATTTATTGAGGCTAAAAAACCATTAAGTTCAGTTAATACAATTAAAACATTTAATACCTGTAAGAAACATCTGCAAAAATTTGCTGATGAACAAGGCATCGAGCTAACTTTTGACTGTATTGATCTAAACTTTTATGACGATTTACTTGCTTATTTCTTTGAAAAAGAATTTCTGAACTCTACCATTGGAAAGTATATAAAACTTCTTAAGACTTTTATGGAGTGGGGTAAGGAAAGATCATATCATACCAACATGACATATAAGAAATTCTTGGTATTTAAAGAGGATTCGGAAAAGATTAAACTGAATGCAGAAATTGTAGAGAAACTTAGAACTACTGATTTTGAGGACGAGTATAAAAATATTGTACGAGATATATTTATAGTCAGTTGTTACACGGGTCTAAGATTTATTGATATCGAAAAATTAAAACCTGAAAACATTGATGACGATTTTATAAGATTACATATTCAGAAGACAAGAGAGGATCTAGAGATTCCACTTCTAGATATTCCTAAACAAATATTTAGAGAACACCTTGAAAAATATGGCAGAATTAAGGTGCCAACAAATCAATTTTGTAATCGGGAAATAAAAGTATTGTTTAAGAAAATAGAATTTAATGGTATGGTAAGATTTACAAAATACTCTGGGAGCAAAAGTATTGTAGTTGAGAAGAATGCTTACGATTACATGACGATGCATTACGGAAGAGCATTTTTTGTGACAAATTCCTTAGTTAATGGTATGGGTGAAGAATTTATAAGAAAAATTACAGGGCATAAAGATTATAAGGCATTTAAGAAATATGTAGTTTTAAGTAAAGAAATGGTTGCCGATAAATTGTTTGAAGCTTGGGGGACTTAG
- a CDS encoding lysophospholipid acyltransferase family protein, with the protein MSLISKTDLIKASGLTKLGILSSPVASAVMRITKIDEVNRMYDVLKDKQGKDFFDSFVRYRELIYIVFEEDLARIPKTGPFILVSNHPLGGIDGILMTKILSEIRPDFKIMGNFLLEKIESMKPYVIPVNPFENRKDLRQSSTGMRETLKHLENGGCVGIFPAGEVSNKNNKFNEIRDKKWELPVLKLIKKAKVPVLPMYFHAKNSQLFYQLAKLHPDLQTLLLPAEMMNKREKPIRIRFGKPVSVKLLADHDSVEEMGEFLQKKIYMLKSYYEKRKSLAERLNIPNLKLNFPIQKEANIVQNIIDETPPENILDEIKALQKAEKMLFRNANYEVFFAQYGEIPSIMREIGRQRELTFRKIGEGSNLPFDLDEYDEHYHHLFLWDSAAEKLVGAYRMALGAEVMKKYGLEGFYTSSLFEFDPELRPFFRKVIEMGRAYISAEYQQKPLPLFLLWRGIVHVCLRNPDHKFLMGGVSISNKFSEFSKSLMIEFMRSNYYDSAVAQYIHPKHEFKVHLKERDKHLFFDEVESDLNKLDRIIDDLEPEMRLPVLIKKYIKQNAKVISFNVDPSFNDAIDGLMYIRISELPESTIKPVLEEMSDQIRSEENKVADNQ; encoded by the coding sequence ATGAGTCTTATTTCTAAAACAGATTTAATTAAAGCTTCCGGCCTTACAAAGCTCGGAATTTTAAGCAGTCCCGTGGCTTCGGCAGTGATGCGCATTACCAAAATTGATGAGGTGAACCGCATGTATGACGTTCTGAAAGACAAACAGGGAAAAGATTTTTTCGATTCTTTTGTTCGCTACCGCGAGCTGATATACATCGTTTTTGAAGAAGATCTGGCGCGAATTCCGAAGACCGGACCTTTTATTTTGGTTTCCAATCATCCGCTTGGCGGGATTGACGGAATCTTGATGACTAAAATCTTAAGTGAAATCCGACCGGATTTTAAAATCATGGGAAATTTCCTTTTAGAGAAAATTGAATCTATGAAACCTTACGTCATTCCGGTAAATCCTTTTGAAAACCGCAAGGACCTCAGACAAAGTTCCACGGGCATGCGGGAAACTTTAAAACATCTGGAAAACGGCGGCTGCGTCGGGATTTTTCCGGCGGGCGAGGTTTCCAACAAAAACAATAAATTCAACGAAATCCGTGATAAAAAATGGGAATTGCCGGTTTTGAAATTAATTAAGAAAGCAAAAGTTCCTGTTCTGCCTATGTATTTTCATGCCAAGAACAGCCAGCTTTTTTACCAGCTTGCCAAACTTCATCCGGATTTGCAGACGCTTTTGCTGCCCGCAGAAATGATGAATAAGCGCGAAAAACCCATTAGAATACGTTTCGGAAAGCCAGTTTCGGTTAAACTTTTAGCAGATCATGATTCCGTGGAAGAAATGGGAGAGTTTCTGCAGAAGAAAATCTACATGCTGAAATCGTATTACGAAAAGCGAAAGTCGCTCGCCGAGCGTCTGAATATTCCCAACTTAAAACTGAATTTTCCCATTCAAAAAGAGGCAAATATTGTCCAGAATATTATTGATGAAACGCCGCCCGAAAATATTTTAGATGAAATAAAAGCCCTTCAAAAGGCCGAAAAAATGCTTTTCAGAAATGCCAATTACGAAGTGTTTTTTGCGCAATACGGAGAAATTCCGTCGATCATGCGCGAAATTGGGCGCCAGCGCGAGCTCACCTTCCGGAAAATTGGCGAGGGCAGCAATTTACCTTTCGATTTGGACGAATATGACGAGCATTATCACCATCTTTTCCTTTGGGACAGTGCGGCTGAGAAACTGGTCGGCGCCTACCGGATGGCTTTGGGTGCGGAAGTGATGAAAAAATATGGTTTGGAAGGTTTTTACACCAGTTCACTTTTCGAATTTGATCCTGAACTTCGTCCGTTTTTCCGTAAAGTGATCGAAATGGGCAGAGCTTATATTTCTGCCGAATATCAACAGAAACCTTTGCCGCTTTTCCTTTTGTGGCGCGGTATCGTGCACGTGTGTCTGCGAAATCCGGATCATAAATTTTTAATGGGAGGGGTAAGTATTTCCAATAAATTTTCGGAATTTTCAAAATCGCTTATGATTGAGTTTATGCGCTCCAATTACTACGATTCCGCAGTAGCGCAGTATATTCACCCAAAACATGAATTTAAAGTTCACCTGAAAGAACGCGATAAACATCTTTTCTTCGATGAAGTGGAGTCTGATTTAAATAAACTCGACCGGATAATCGATGATTTGGAACCGGAAATGCGTTTGCCGGTGCTGATTAAGAAATATATCAAGCAAAATGCAAAGGTCATTTCCTTCAATGTGGATCCGAGTTTCAATGACGCGATCGACGGTTTAATGTACATTCGCATCAGCGAATTACCGGAAAGTACCATCAAACCTGTTTTGGAAGAAATGAGCGACCAAATACGGTCCGAAGAAAATAAAGTTGCTGATAATCAATAA
- a CDS encoding aspartate kinase, with amino-acid sequence MKVFKFGGASVKDAEGVKNVAVVLETQGFQKCLVVVSAMGKTTNALEKVVEAYFAKQDYQTKLEEIKQNHLQIARELFPENHEVFGRINEFFAEAISFLQRNKSPHYNFVYDQVVSCGEMVSSVILSEYLQEIGFQNTWCDAREYLKTDSNYREGTVNWEETEKRIKTLHTDECYVTQGFIGSDENSFTVTLGREGSDYSAAIFAYCLNAEAMTIWKDVPGVMTGDPRKFENVSLLENISYEEAIEMAYYGASVIHPKTLQPLQQKNIPFFVKSFLEPAKKGTKVGANLEKNTQQSFILKENQHLLRIATRDFSFIAEEHLSLIFSLLAKHKIKISLMQNSAISLDLCLEDTYHKIDLLVNDLTSGFQTELVRDVSLYTIRNAKMEEAPKLYVNKNVLLEQVSQKILQVVIN; translated from the coding sequence ATGAAAGTATTTAAGTTTGGTGGTGCTTCGGTAAAAGATGCTGAAGGAGTAAAAAATGTCGCGGTAGTTTTGGAAACTCAGGGTTTTCAAAAATGTTTGGTGGTGGTTTCCGCGATGGGAAAAACCACGAATGCGTTGGAAAAAGTGGTGGAAGCTTATTTTGCGAAGCAGGATTACCAAACAAAACTTGAGGAAATAAAGCAGAACCACCTTCAGATCGCCCGAGAACTTTTCCCGGAAAACCATGAGGTTTTTGGTAGAATTAATGAATTTTTTGCCGAGGCAATTTCATTTTTACAACGAAATAAATCTCCACACTACAATTTCGTTTATGATCAGGTGGTGAGCTGTGGCGAAATGGTTTCGTCCGTCATTTTGAGTGAATATTTACAGGAAATCGGTTTCCAAAATACCTGGTGCGACGCTCGTGAATATTTGAAAACCGACAGCAATTACCGTGAAGGAACAGTAAACTGGGAAGAGACCGAAAAACGGATCAAAACTTTACATACCGATGAATGCTACGTTACGCAAGGCTTTATCGGTTCGGACGAAAATAGCTTTACAGTGACTTTAGGCCGTGAAGGTTCCGATTATTCCGCGGCGATTTTTGCCTACTGTCTCAACGCTGAAGCCATGACGATTTGGAAGGACGTGCCCGGCGTGATGACGGGCGATCCACGAAAATTCGAAAACGTTTCGCTTCTGGAAAATATTTCTTACGAAGAAGCCATTGAAATGGCGTATTACGGCGCGTCCGTGATTCACCCGAAAACTTTGCAGCCGCTTCAGCAAAAAAATATTCCGTTTTTTGTAAAATCTTTTTTAGAACCGGCAAAAAAAGGAACAAAAGTCGGTGCAAACCTCGAAAAAAACACGCAGCAATCCTTTATTTTAAAGGAAAATCAGCATTTGCTGCGCATTGCAACGCGTGATTTTTCTTTCATTGCTGAAGAACATTTAAGTTTAATTTTTTCCCTGCTTGCGAAGCATAAAATTAAGATTTCGCTGATGCAGAATTCTGCCATTTCGCTGGATCTTTGCCTGGAAGATACGTATCATAAAATCGATCTTTTGGTGAACGATCTCACCTCAGGTTTTCAAACCGAGCTTGTACGAGACGTTTCATTATACACCATTCGAAATGCAAAAATGGAGGAAGCACCGAAACTTTATGTGAACAAAAATGTCCTGTTAGAGCAGGTTTCGCAGAAAATTTTGCAGGTTGTCATTAATTAA
- the fbp gene encoding class 1 fructose-bisphosphatase, translating to MPEQSFQTLGEFIIDKQEDFMYSTGELSRLLSAIRLASKVVNREVNKAGIANIIGKVGSENIQGEEQQKLDVLANEIFIEALSQREVVCGIASEESDDYIEVKCGSNAHLSKYVVLIDPLDGSSNIDVNVSVGTIFSIYRRVTEPGTPVGIEDFLQKGVNQAAAGYVVYGSSTMIVYTTGNGVNGFTLDPSLGTFYLSHPNMHFPKTGKIYSINEGNYIKFPQGVKNYIKYCQREEEDRPYTSRYIGSLVSDFHRNMIKGGIYIYPSTSQSPNGKLRLLYECNPMAFLAEQAGGKCTNGFERIMEIEPTELHQRVPFFCGSYDMVEKAEEFMAAAAEN from the coding sequence ATGCCAGAACAGTCGTTCCAAACTCTTGGTGAATTTATCATCGACAAGCAAGAAGATTTCATGTATTCCACCGGGGAACTTTCCCGTCTTTTAAGCGCAATCCGCTTAGCCTCCAAAGTGGTAAACCGCGAAGTAAACAAAGCCGGCATCGCCAATATCATCGGAAAAGTGGGTAGCGAAAATATTCAGGGTGAAGAACAGCAAAAATTAGATGTTTTAGCCAACGAAATCTTCATCGAAGCATTATCGCAGCGCGAAGTTGTTTGTGGAATTGCCTCTGAGGAAAGCGACGATTACATTGAAGTGAAATGTGGTTCTAACGCGCATTTAAGCAAGTATGTGGTTTTAATTGATCCGCTGGACGGTTCTTCGAACATTGACGTGAACGTTTCTGTGGGAACCATTTTCTCCATTTACCGCCGCGTTACAGAACCAGGCACGCCGGTGGGCATCGAAGATTTTTTACAGAAAGGCGTCAACCAGGCCGCTGCAGGTTATGTGGTTTACGGCTCGTCTACAATGATTGTTTATACCACCGGAAACGGGGTGAACGGTTTTACGTTAGACCCAAGTTTAGGCACTTTTTATCTTTCCCATCCGAATATGCACTTTCCTAAGACGGGGAAAATTTACTCCATTAATGAAGGAAATTATATTAAATTTCCACAAGGTGTAAAAAATTATATTAAATATTGCCAGCGCGAAGAAGAAGACCGACCTTACACTTCGCGATATATCGGAAGTTTGGTTTCGGATTTTCACCGTAATATGATTAAAGGCGGAATTTATATTTACCCCTCAACATCGCAGTCGCCAAACGGAAAACTTCGTTTGCTTTACGAATGTAATCCAATGGCTTTTTTAGCGGAACAGGCGGGCGGAAAATGCACCAACGGTTTTGAAAGAATCATGGAAATTGAGCCAACTGAGCTTCATCAGCGCGTTCCGTTTTTCTGCGGAAGCTACGACATGGTAGAAAAAGCCGAAGAATTTATGGCTGCGGCGGCGGAAAATTAA
- the menC gene encoding o-succinylbenzoate synthase, with amino-acid sequence MKTATYKPYTLDFKQASGTSRGILTAKETFFLEITEDGKTGLGECAIFRGLSYEDIPEYEEMLQWLCENINENKKILRKELLHFPSIWFGYEQAMLNLKNGEDLYFPSDFSEGYDSIKINGLIWMGDADFMKKQIEEKLEEGFDCLKLKIGVNWNEEKKILQELRRKFSIDDLELRVDANGGFTFEEAKTVLRELRDLDIHSIEQPLKAGQIDEMAELCRNTPTPIALDEELIGVLDFEKKRELLQQIKPQYIILKPSLVGGFSGTDEWISFAENLKIGWWITSALESNIGLNAIAQYTFTKKPKIPQGLGTGGLFTNNLETRLVLHGDELMMR; translated from the coding sequence ATGAAAACAGCGACCTACAAACCTTATACGTTAGATTTTAAACAGGCGAGCGGAACTTCACGCGGAATTTTGACCGCTAAAGAGACCTTTTTTTTGGAAATTACGGAAGACGGCAAAACCGGACTTGGTGAATGCGCCATTTTCCGTGGTTTGAGCTACGAAGATATTCCAGAATATGAGGAAATGCTGCAATGGCTGTGCGAAAACATAAATGAGAATAAAAAAATTCTCCGCAAGGAACTGCTGCATTTTCCCTCGATTTGGTTTGGTTATGAACAGGCGATGCTGAACCTGAAAAACGGCGAAGATTTATATTTTCCGAGTGATTTTTCTGAAGGTTACGACTCGATAAAAATCAATGGTTTAATTTGGATGGGCGATGCAGATTTTATGAAAAAGCAAATCGAAGAGAAACTGGAAGAAGGTTTTGATTGCTTAAAACTGAAAATCGGTGTGAACTGGAACGAAGAAAAGAAAATTCTGCAGGAATTGCGGCGAAAATTTTCTATAGACGATTTGGAATTGCGTGTCGATGCGAACGGCGGATTTACTTTTGAGGAAGCCAAAACCGTGCTTCGCGAACTTCGCGACTTGGATATTCACTCCATCGAACAGCCGCTAAAAGCAGGACAAATTGATGAAATGGCTGAGCTCTGCCGAAATACGCCGACGCCAATTGCGCTGGATGAAGAACTCATCGGTGTTCTGGATTTTGAGAAAAAAAGGGAACTTTTGCAGCAAATAAAACCGCAATATATTATTTTGAAACCTTCGCTCGTGGGTGGATTCTCGGGAACGGATGAATGGATTTCTTTTGCGGAAAACTTAAAAATCGGCTGGTGGATCACCTCAGCGCTGGAATCTAATATTGGCTTAAATGCTATTGCGCAATACACTTTCACCAAAAAACCGAAAATTCCGCAAGGTTTAGGAACCGGCGGACTGTTTACAAATAACCTGGAAACACGTTTGGTTCTTCATGGCGATGAACTGATGATGCGCTAA